From one Solanum stenotomum isolate F172 chromosome 12, ASM1918654v1, whole genome shotgun sequence genomic stretch:
- the LOC125848423 gene encoding 5'-adenylylsulfate reductase 3, chloroplastic-like — protein MALAFTSSSAIHGSLSSSSSYEQPKVSHLGTFQPLERPQLLSSTVLNSRRRSAVKPLNAEPKRNDSIVPSAATIVAPEVGENVEAEDFEKLAKELQNASPLEVMDKALEKFGDDIAIAFSGAEDVALIEYAHLTGRPYRVFSLDTGRLNPETYQLFDTVEKHYGIRIEYMFPDSVEVQALVRTKGLFSFYEDGHQECCRVRKVRPLRRALKGLRAWITGQRKDQSPGTRSEIPIVQVDPSFEGLDGGAGSLVKWNPVANVDGKDIWNFLRAMNVPVNSLHSQGYVSIGCEPCTRPVLPGQHEREGRWWWEDAKAKECGLHKGNIKDESVNGAVQTNGTATIADIFDTKDIVTLSMPGVENLLKLEDRREPWLVVLYAPWCQFCQAMEGSYVELAEKLAGSGVKVGKFRADGDQKAFAQQELQLGSFPTILFFPKHSSKAIKYPSEKRDVDSLLAFVNALR, from the exons ATGGCTTTGGCTTTCACTTCTTCATCTGCAATTCATGGGTCTTTGTCGTCATCTTCTTCTTATGAACAACCCAAAG TATCCCATTTGGGTACCTTTCAGCCATTGGAAAGGCCTCAACTATTGTCGTCGACTGTTTTGAATTCTCGGAGGCGTTCGGCAGTGAAGCCATTGAATGCTGAGCCTAAGAGGAATGATTCAATAGTTCCGTCAGCAGCTACCATCGTGGCTCCTG AGGTAGGAGAGAATGTTGAGGCAGAGGACTTTGAGAAATTGGCTAAGGAGCTTCAAAATGCTTCCCCTCTTGAGGTTATGGACAAAGCACTAGAGAAATTTGGGGATGACATTGCTATTGCTTTCAG TGGTGCTGAAGATGTTGCTTTGATAGAGTATGCACATTTAACTGGCCGACCATACAGAGTATTCAGCCTTGATACTGGGAGGTTGAACCCGGAGACATACCAATTATTTGACACAGTGGAGAAGCACTATGGCATTCGCATTGAATACATGTTCCCTGATTCAGTTGAAGTTCAGGCCTTGGTTAGGACCAAAGGGCTTTTCTCTTTCTATGAGGATGGCCACCAAGAGTGTTGCCGTGTAAGGAAGGTTAGACCCTTGAGGAGAGCCCTAAAGGGCTTACGTGCCTGGATCACAGGTCAGCGTAAAGATCAGTCCCCTGGAACTCGATCAGAAATCCCCATTGTTCAGGTGGACCCTTCTTTTGAGGGGTTGGATGGCGGTGCTGGTAGCTTGGTGAAATGGAACCCCGTGGCTAATGTGGACGGAAAAGATATTTGGAACTTCCTGCGTGCCATGAATGTGCCTGTGAACTCATTGCATTCACAAGGATATGTATCCATTGGATGCGAACCTTGCACAAGGCCAGTCCTACCAGGGCAACACGAGAGAGAGGGAAGATGGTGGTGGGAAGATGCCAAAGCCAAGGAGTGTGGCTTGCACAAGGGCAACATCAAGGATGAAAGTGTAAATGGCGCTGTCCAAACAAATGGTACTGCTACCATTGCTGATATTTTTGATACCAAggacattgttactttgagtaTGCCTGGAGTGGAGAACCTACTTAAATTGGAAGACCGAAGAGAGCCTTGGCTTGTTGTTCTTTATGCACCTTGGTGCCAATTTTGCCAGGCAATGGAAGGATCCTATGTTGAATTGGCTGAGAAGTTGGCTGGTTCTGGTGTGAAAGTGGGGAAATTCAGGGCAGATGGTGACCAGAAAGCATTTGCACAACAAGAATTGCAGCTTGGCAGCTTCCCTACAATACTCTTCTTCCCAAAGCACTCTTCAAAGGCCATTAAGTACCCTTCAGAGAAGAGGGATGTAGACTCCTTGCTTGCTTTTGTGAATGCTCTCAGATGA
- the LOC125848421 gene encoding uncharacterized protein LOC125848421 codes for MDDKVVTVDDQIVAELTIPENVAEELLLVSNSSSLETALEKLIELAKEEGGRLDLSSKNVVTTVLHLCQSLSSISYRYLLLLSLKVLRNLCAGEIRNQNEFLQQRGVEIVVDVIMSVGLTPDPDCMIIRVGLQLLGNYSVGGGDRQCDVWYQLFPHKFLKIARVRNQEICDPLCMVIYTCCDGTDELLTDLCSEKGLPILIEILRTASAVGLKEVWLKLLLSKLCIEGSYISSIFFKLHSYPSVENNGVVTHVVDQFVIEQSYLLSTLSEILNERVEHIVVSHDFARSIFGILKSASGVVDFSIRGKSDLPVGSAPIDVLGYSLTILRDICASDHLSSSKEESSKDVVDVLVSSGLIELLLNLLRDLEPPTTIRKAMKQDQIKEGTISSSFRCCPYQGFRRDIVAILGNCAYRRRHVQDEIRDKNGILLLLQQCVIDEDNPFLREWGIWCVRNLLEGNAENQGAITDLELQGTVDVPELARLGLRVEVDPVTRRTKLVNSS; via the exons ATGGATGATAAAGTTGTTACTGTGGATGATCAAATTGTAGCAGAGCTTACAATCCCGGAAAATGTTGCCGAAGAATTATTACTTGTGTCTAACTCATCTTCTTTAGAAACGGCACTCGAGAAGCTGATAGAACTTGCCAAGGAGGAGGGTGGACGGTTAGATCTGTCGTCCAAGAATGTTGTCACCACTGTCCTCCATCTCTGCCAGTCGCTGTCATCTATCTCTTACCGTTACCTCCTTTTATTGTCTCTTAAGGTACTTAGAAATCTGTGTGCTGGGGAGATAAGAAATCAGAATGAGTTTCTTCAACAAAGAGGAGTTGAAATTGTCGTGGATGTTATTATGTCGGTAGGACTTACTCCTGATCctgattgtatgattattcGAGTTGGGCTGCAACTTCTAGGAAACTACTCAGTGGGTGGAGGAGATCGTCAATGTGATGTGTGGTACCAATTGTTTCCTCATAAGTTCTTGAAGATTGCTAGAGTTAGAAACCAGGAAATATGTGATCCTTTATGTATGGTTATTTACACTTGCTGTGATGGTACGGATGAACTGCTTACAGATTTATGTTCGGAGAAAGGGTTGCCCATTCTGATAGAAATTTTGCGTACTGCATCAGCCG TTGGTCTTAAAGAAGTTTGGTTAAAGTTGTTACTCTCAAAACTTTGCATTGAGGGCTCCTACATCTCAtcaattttcttcaaattacatTCATATCCTTCCGTTGAGAACAATGGTGTTGTTACACATGTAGTTGATCAATTTGTTATTGAGCAGTCTTATCTGTTGAGTACACTTTCAGAAATCTTGAATGAGCGAGTAGAGCATATTGTTGTTTCTCATGATTTTGCTCGAAGTATCTTTGGGATATTGAAGAGTGCTTCTGGGGTTGTTGATTTTTCAATAAGAGGGAAAAGTGATCTTCCAGTTGGGTCTGCTCCTATTGATGTTCTAGGATACTCTCTCACCATCTTGAGAGATATTTGCGCTTCTGATCACTTGTCAAGCTCTAAGGAAGAAAGTTCAAAGGATGTCGTGGACGTACTTGTTTCCTCTGGGCTTATTGAGTTACTTTTGAACTTGCTTCGGGATCTTGAACCTCCAACGACAATTAGGAAAGCAATGAAGCAGGATCAGATCAAGGAGGGGACAATATCTTCTTCATTTAGGTGTTGTCCATACCAAGGCTTCCGGAGAGATATCGTTGCCATCCTTGGAAATTGTGCTTATAGGAGAAGGCATGTCCAAGATGAGATTAGGGATAAAAATGGGATCCTTTTACTGCTACAACAGTGTGTTATAGATGAAGATAATCCTTTCTTAAGGGAGTGGGGAATCTGGTGTGTGCGAAACCTATTGGAAGGGAATGCAGAAAACCAAGGGGCTATTACTGATTTGGAGCTTCAAGGAACTGTAGATGTTCCAGAACTTGCTAGACTTGGGCTTCGAGTAGAAGTTGATCCCGTAACTCGACGCACAAAGCTTGTGAATTCCTCATGA
- the LOC125848420 gene encoding glucan endo-1,3-beta-glucosidase 1 codes for MANTKKFPPFFLFLLFCCCFFSTSSSNFVPEIKVQQDKDEPYVGVNIGTDVSNLPPADLVAFLQLQKITHIRLYDADPDILKALAKTKIRVIISVPNNQILAIGSSNTTAAAWIGRNVAAYYPETLITAIAVGDEILTTVPSSAPLLMPAIESLYSALVAANLHNQIKISTPNAASIILDPFPPSQAFFNQSMSSVLSKLLQFCSRTQSPLMMNLYPYYVFMQNKGVVPIDNSLFKPLTPSKEMVDPNTLLHYTNVLDAMIDSVYFSMKNLNTTDVVVLVTESGWPSKGDSKEPYATIDNADTYNSNLIKHIIDRSGTPLHPELTSSVYIYELFNEDLRSPPLSEANWGLFHGNSTPVYLLHVSGSGTFLANDTTNQTYCIAMDGVDKRTMQTALDWACGPGRANCSEIQPGESCYQPNDVKNHASYAFDSYYQKEGGSPSSCDFKGVAMITTTDPSHGSCIFPGSKKVSNKTSEVANATQASGANTIRFLGAQTSKFDKNVHVLFGVTLCLFYYSLIQVQLS; via the exons ATGGCAAATACTAAAAAGTTCCCTCCTTTCTTCTTGTTTCTTCTCTTCTGTTGCTGCTTCTTCTCCacatcaagttcaaattttgtgCCAG AGATAAAAGTGCAGCAAGACAAAGATGAGCCATATGTGGGAGTGAACATAGGTACAGATGTTTCCAATTTGCCACCTGCAGACTTGGTTGCTTTTTTGCAATTACAAAAGATAACTCATATAAGGCTTTATGATGCTGACCCTGATATACTCAAAGCACTAGCTAAGACCAAAATCAGAGTGATTATTAGTGTGCCTAACAACCAAATTCTTGCTATTGGGTCCTCTAATACTACTGCAGCTGCCTGGATTGGGCGCAATGTTGCAGCTTATTACCCTGAAACTCTTATCACTGCAATTGCAGTTGGGGATGAAATCTTGACCACTGTGCCAAGTTCAGCTCCTTTGCTTATGCCAGCAATTGAGTCACTTTATAGTGCTTTAGTGGCTGCAAATTTGCATAACCAAATCAAGATTTCAACCCCAAATGCTGCTTCTATTATTCTTGACCCTTTTCCACCTTCCCAAGCTTTTTTCAATCAGTCCATGAGCTCTGTCCTTTCTAAGTTATTGCAGTTTTGTTCAAGGACACAGTCACCTCTGATGATGAATTTGTACCCTTATTATGTGTTTATGCAGAATAAAGGGGTTGTTCCTATAGACAACTCTCTTTTCAAGCCCTTGACACCTTCTAAAGAGATGGTGGATCCTAATACTTTGCTTCATTACACCAATGTGCTTGATGCAATGATTGATTCTGTCtatttttccatgaaaaatCTCAATACAACAGATGTGGTAGTTCTTGTTACTGAGTCAGGATGGCCTTCAAAGGGGGATTCTAAAGAGCCTTATGCTACAATTGACAATGCTGATACTTATAATTCCAATTTAATTAAGCATATAATTGATCGTAGTGGTACACCATTGCATCCGGAACTTACTTCTAGTGTGTACATATATGAGTTATTCAATGAGGATTTGAGGTCACCCCCATTGTCCGAGGCGAATTGGGGGCTATTCCATGGGAATTCAACGCCTGTTTACTTGCTTCATGTGTCTGGAAGTGGTACATTCTTGGCTAATGACACCACTAACCAAACATATTGCATAGCAATGGATGGGGTTGATAAGAGGACAATGCAGACAGCTTTAGATTGGGCTTGTGGACCGGGGAGGGCAAATTGTTCCGAAATTCAGCCAGGGGAGAGTTGTTATCAGCCTAATGATGTGAAGAACCATGCTTCATATGCATTTGATAGCTATTATCAGAAGGAAGGGGGATCTCCTAGTTCTTGTGACTTCAAGGGAGTGGCCATGATCACCACAACCGATCCAA GTCACGGGAGTTGTATATTTCCAGGAAG TAAGAAAGTAAGCAATAAAACAAGTGAGGTAGCGAATGCGACACAAGCAAGTGGAGCAAACACAATAAGGTTTCTTGGAGCACAGACAAGTAAATTTGACAAGAATGTGCATGTTTTATTTGGTGTTACCTTGTGCTTGTTTTATTATTCATTGATTCAGgtacaattaagttaa